The following coding sequences lie in one Methanorbis furvi genomic window:
- a CDS encoding type II secretion system protein E: MALRLSFTLDTELSERIDLFAKKQEIDRNEAVLRLIEAGLFQAEQKGEMPPAPKRDFKEFAKMQKNVDLLLRSMDELKKEVRVMHHVIDLEEKREAEEKTAGKPATKWWDRLDFSTK; encoded by the coding sequence ATGGCGCTCAGGTTATCATTCACACTGGATACTGAACTGTCGGAACGAATCGATCTGTTTGCAAAAAAACAGGAGATCGACCGCAATGAGGCAGTACTCAGGCTGATCGAGGCCGGCCTCTTTCAGGCCGAGCAGAAAGGGGAAATGCCGCCCGCACCAAAACGTGACTTCAAGGAGTTTGCTAAGATGCAGAAGAATGTGGATCTGCTTCTGCGGAGTATGGACGAGCTGAAAAAAGAGGTGCGGGTCATGCATCATGTGATCGATCTTGAGGAGAAGCGGGAAGCAGAGGAGAAAACCGCCGGTAAACCTGCTACGAAGTGGTGGGACCGGCTGGACTTCAGCACGAAATAA
- the ilvB gene encoding biosynthetic-type acetolactate synthase large subunit — protein MLLTGAEIIAEVLIEQGATTIFGYPGGAVLNIYDALYEYRDKIRHIMTAHEEGASHAADGYARSTGKTGVVLATSGPGATNLVTGIATAYMDSVPLVALTGNVGTSLIGRDSFQEVYIAGITMPITKHNFVVRDVTQLADVLRDAFRIAQTGRCGPVLVDIPKDVTAAKTEFEPLGPVVIPQPALPAADDIRRAANDINQAARPIIYFGGGVVSSGAEVVLADLIHTANIPACHTIMGTGVIGDSDPLNLGMVGMHGCFTTNKAIDESDLVIAIGTRFSDRVALNTTAFAKHAKIIHIDIDPSEISKNVIAHASLIGDVGAILAAMLPMIAPAEHTEWRERITKWQTEDYVPEDSSEVLRPHQIVSTIARLAGEDAIIATDVGQHQMWAAQYCERTQPRSFLTSGGLGTMGFGYGAAIGAKIANPDRRVVHITGDGSFHMNLNEACTVVSYDLPIITVIVNNTVLGMVRQWQTVFYGGRYSSTSPERKTDFAKVAEGFGLSGVCVRTPAEFEKAFTQALADNKPIWIECLIDKDEKVLPMIPAGGTVRDMITK, from the coding sequence ATGTTACTAACTGGTGCAGAGATCATCGCAGAAGTTCTCATCGAACAGGGAGCCACCACCATCTTCGGATACCCCGGAGGAGCGGTTCTCAACATCTACGATGCCCTCTACGAATACCGTGACAAAATCCGTCACATCATGACAGCCCACGAGGAGGGAGCCTCTCACGCGGCTGACGGATACGCACGTTCAACCGGCAAAACCGGCGTCGTACTTGCAACATCCGGGCCCGGAGCAACCAACCTTGTTACAGGAATTGCTACCGCCTACATGGACAGCGTCCCCCTCGTTGCACTAACCGGCAATGTTGGAACCAGTCTCATCGGGCGCGACAGTTTCCAGGAGGTATATATCGCCGGAATCACCATGCCCATAACCAAACACAACTTCGTTGTGCGGGACGTAACACAGTTGGCAGACGTTCTACGGGATGCATTCAGAATCGCCCAGACCGGACGGTGTGGTCCGGTTCTCGTTGACATCCCCAAAGACGTCACCGCAGCCAAAACCGAGTTCGAACCGCTTGGTCCGGTGGTAATTCCGCAGCCTGCCCTGCCGGCAGCAGACGACATCCGTCGCGCAGCAAACGACATCAACCAAGCTGCCCGGCCGATCATCTACTTCGGCGGCGGCGTAGTCAGCAGCGGCGCTGAAGTCGTCCTCGCCGACCTCATTCATACCGCAAACATTCCCGCATGCCACACAATTATGGGAACCGGCGTCATCGGAGACTCCGATCCCCTGAACCTCGGCATGGTTGGAATGCACGGCTGCTTTACAACCAACAAAGCCATTGACGAAAGTGACCTCGTGATTGCGATCGGCACACGATTCAGCGACCGCGTCGCCCTCAACACAACTGCGTTTGCAAAGCATGCAAAGATCATCCACATCGACATCGACCCAAGCGAAATCAGCAAAAACGTGATCGCCCACGCAAGCCTCATCGGCGACGTCGGCGCAATCCTCGCAGCCATGCTGCCGATGATTGCACCAGCAGAACACACCGAGTGGCGGGAACGGATTACCAAATGGCAGACCGAGGACTATGTCCCTGAAGACAGCAGCGAAGTTCTTCGTCCGCATCAGATCGTATCAACCATCGCACGACTCGCAGGAGAAGACGCCATCATCGCCACCGACGTCGGCCAGCATCAGATGTGGGCCGCTCAGTACTGCGAACGCACCCAGCCACGCTCGTTCTTAACCAGCGGCGGACTGGGAACCATGGGATTTGGATACGGTGCTGCAATCGGCGCAAAAATTGCGAACCCCGACCGCCGTGTGGTCCACATCACCGGCGACGGCAGTTTCCATATGAATCTGAACGAAGCATGTACGGTAGTGAGCTATGACCTGCCGATCATTACCGTGATCGTCAATAACACCGTTCTCGGCATGGTCAGGCAGTGGCAGACCGTCTTCTACGGCGGCCGCTACTCCAGCACCTCGCCCGAGCGTAAGACTGACTTCGCCAAAGTTGCCGAAGGCTTCGGACTCTCCGGCGTTTGCGTCAGAACCCCTGCCGAGTTTGAAAAAGCGTTTACGCAAGCGCTTGCCGACAACAAACCGATCTGGATAGAATGCCTGATTGACAAAGATGAAAAAGTCCTGCCCATGATTCCTGCCGGCGGCACTGTCCGGGACATGATAACGAAGTGA
- a CDS encoding flavodoxin family protein, translated as MADVVLISGSPRADSNTEFLLNVCKEELEAAGLTAKILSLRGNPIQSCIACGQCAKLGKCSLQDGLNEMLPDIREADGFIVGAPVYFGTARGDVMNLLQRVAMVARVNGNWLSRKVGGPVVVARRGGHSATLQEMLMMFFISDMIVPGSSYWNIAFGHAAGTVADDAEGIATMRKFAQNTAYLIVQMRK; from the coding sequence ATGGCAGACGTAGTTTTAATCTCAGGAAGTCCGCGTGCAGACAGCAACACGGAGTTTTTGCTGAATGTATGCAAAGAGGAGCTGGAAGCGGCAGGCCTCACCGCAAAAATTCTCTCGCTCCGCGGAAATCCGATTCAGTCCTGCATCGCTTGCGGTCAGTGTGCAAAGCTTGGCAAATGTTCCTTGCAGGACGGTTTAAACGAGATGCTCCCTGATATTCGCGAAGCTGACGGTTTTATTGTCGGTGCTCCGGTCTACTTTGGAACCGCACGCGGGGATGTGATGAATCTCCTGCAGCGCGTTGCGATGGTTGCCCGGGTAAATGGCAACTGGCTGTCTCGAAAAGTCGGCGGCCCGGTTGTTGTCGCACGCCGCGGCGGTCACTCGGCAACATTACAGGAGATGCTGATGATGTTTTTCATCTCTGATATGATTGTTCCGGGTTCGAGCTACTGGAATATTGCATTCGGCCATGCAGCAGGAACGGTTGCTGACGACGCAGAAGGCATCGCAACGATGCGGAAATTTGCGCAGAACACAGCGTATCTGATTGTACAGATGCGCAAATAA
- a CDS encoding multiprotein bridging factor aMBF1, giving the protein MQTEYCELCGAPLTKKGRLVQIEGAKPMKVCDKCAKLGTEVQAPKPAGAGYGRPTLTRKPAAAGSAPSPSRKRDMFDYIEGDVVEDFAKRITAARQDKGYSQKDLAFILKMQEGDIKKLERGDRAPTEAERTKLENELGIQLLDSGSDADALQQGGVPATTLGDVLQVKKK; this is encoded by the coding sequence ATGCAAACAGAATACTGTGAGTTATGTGGTGCACCTCTCACCAAGAAGGGCAGACTGGTGCAGATTGAGGGTGCCAAACCAATGAAGGTTTGCGATAAATGTGCCAAGCTTGGCACAGAGGTCCAGGCACCAAAGCCTGCAGGCGCCGGATACGGGAGACCGACGCTGACGAGGAAACCTGCGGCCGCCGGTTCCGCTCCGTCACCCAGTCGCAAACGTGATATGTTTGATTATATTGAAGGGGATGTGGTGGAGGATTTCGCAAAGCGGATCACTGCGGCACGTCAGGACAAGGGGTATTCCCAGAAGGATCTCGCTTTTATTCTGAAAATGCAGGAGGGCGATATCAAGAAGCTTGAGCGCGGAGACCGTGCGCCGACCGAGGCGGAGCGTACCAAGCTTGAGAATGAACTTGGTATCCAGCTTCTTGATTCAGGCAGTGATGCAGACGCGCTTCAGCAGGGCGGTGTTCCTGCAACGACGCTGGGCGATGTGCTGCAGGTTAAGAAGAAATAA
- the ilvC gene encoding ketol-acid reductoisomerase, translated as MVTMYYDTDCNLGLLDKKTVAVIGYGSQGHAHAQNLKDSGVNVVVGLRKDSASRAKAEAAGLKVMEVADAAKAADLIMMLVPDEQQADIYTSQIAPNLTEGNVLMFAHGFNIHFKQIAPPTNVDVIMVAPKGPGHTVRSQYTEGRGVPSLIAIHQDASGKAREYALAYACGIGAGRAGIIETSFREETETDLFGEQAVLCGGVTELMKAGFDTLVKAGYAPEMAYFECVHEMKLIVDLINSGGFSFMRYSISDTAEYGDYRTGRRIITDETRKEMEKVLREIQDGTFASEWVTENRAGRRAKFLATRQLESEHQVEKVGAKLRKMMCWLKK; from the coding sequence ATGGTAACAATGTACTATGACACAGACTGCAACTTAGGACTCCTCGACAAAAAGACCGTGGCTGTCATCGGCTACGGCAGCCAGGGACACGCACACGCTCAGAACCTCAAAGACAGCGGCGTAAACGTGGTGGTAGGTCTGAGAAAAGACTCAGCATCCAGAGCAAAAGCAGAGGCAGCAGGCCTCAAGGTAATGGAGGTCGCAGACGCTGCAAAGGCTGCTGATCTCATCATGATGCTCGTCCCTGACGAGCAGCAGGCCGACATCTACACCTCCCAGATTGCCCCGAACTTAACCGAAGGCAATGTGCTGATGTTCGCACACGGATTCAACATCCACTTCAAACAGATCGCACCGCCAACAAACGTTGACGTGATCATGGTCGCCCCCAAAGGACCGGGACACACCGTCCGCAGCCAGTACACCGAAGGACGCGGTGTGCCATCCTTAATTGCTATCCATCAGGATGCATCCGGCAAAGCCCGCGAGTACGCTCTTGCGTATGCCTGCGGAATTGGTGCAGGCAGAGCCGGCATCATTGAGACCAGTTTCCGTGAAGAGACCGAGACCGATCTGTTCGGTGAGCAGGCTGTTCTCTGCGGCGGTGTAACCGAACTGATGAAGGCAGGTTTTGACACGCTCGTTAAGGCAGGCTACGCACCTGAGATGGCATACTTTGAGTGCGTTCACGAGATGAAACTGATCGTGGATCTGATCAACTCAGGCGGATTTTCGTTCATGCGCTACTCAATCTCCGACACCGCCGAGTACGGCGACTACCGGACCGGACGCCGCATCATTACTGACGAGACCAGAAAGGAGATGGAAAAAGTCCTCCGCGAGATTCAGGACGGAACGTTTGCCAGCGAGTGGGTCACGGAGAACCGTGCAGGCCGCCGTGCAAAGTTCCTTGCAACCCGCCAGCTCGAGTCTGAGCATCAGGTGGAAAAGGTCGGCGCAAAACTCAGAAAAATGATGTGCTGGTTAAAGAAGTGA
- a CDS encoding potassium channel family protein gives MMDRDYQPINLKDVLVEMKDISELMVDLAYSAVLFESNAIADEVIELEERMNDLVYQARITSMMSVRRLEETEPMSGLLQLAEASQRISNQAADIAKSIMRNVSFPANLRKALPEAEEATHRVVVGAASDLDGARLGDIKLQSVTGIRIIMIRRMRQRFYDPDKHAVLRAGDVLVGRGPDYGFPALCELAGQPVPDDECCDSAAISDLDRAAALMIEMKNISELSVGLAYTALLHENMDLANEVMALEEELDEMRLKLDLWTLEAAKRTDDVASLRGMLYMSSFAESISDAAGSIADVILREIDVPPIIKRIVRESDEIISWVSVHEGSPLDKKSLAESHVGTVTGMVIFAVKHGNHWTYRPGRNVCLYAGDLLVARGRRDGEEKLYGLCGADTDEIEDFEDSE, from the coding sequence ATGATGGATCGCGACTATCAACCCATCAACCTCAAAGATGTCTTAGTCGAAATGAAGGACATCTCGGAACTGATGGTTGATCTGGCTTACTCAGCGGTGCTGTTTGAAAGCAACGCCATTGCAGACGAAGTCATCGAACTCGAAGAACGGATGAACGACCTCGTCTATCAGGCGCGTATCACCAGCATGATGAGCGTACGCCGCCTGGAAGAGACCGAACCAATGAGCGGTCTTCTGCAGCTCGCAGAAGCCTCTCAGCGGATCTCAAACCAGGCCGCGGACATTGCTAAGAGCATCATGCGCAACGTTTCTTTTCCGGCAAACCTTAGAAAAGCCCTGCCGGAAGCAGAAGAAGCCACCCACCGTGTCGTCGTTGGTGCCGCAAGCGACCTTGACGGCGCACGGCTCGGAGACATCAAACTCCAGTCCGTAACCGGCATCCGGATCATCATGATCCGGCGCATGCGTCAGAGATTCTATGACCCTGACAAACATGCCGTACTTCGTGCCGGCGACGTCCTCGTCGGCCGCGGACCGGACTATGGCTTCCCAGCTCTCTGCGAACTGGCCGGTCAGCCTGTCCCTGACGACGAATGCTGCGACTCAGCCGCGATCAGCGATCTCGACCGGGCTGCGGCCCTCATGATCGAGATGAAAAACATCAGCGAACTCTCTGTCGGACTTGCCTATACCGCCCTTCTTCACGAAAACATGGACCTCGCCAACGAAGTCATGGCACTCGAAGAAGAGCTTGATGAAATGCGGCTTAAACTGGACCTCTGGACCCTCGAAGCAGCAAAACGTACCGACGATGTTGCAAGCCTTCGCGGCATGCTCTACATGTCCTCGTTTGCCGAATCCATCTCCGACGCTGCAGGTTCCATCGCCGACGTCATTCTCCGTGAGATTGACGTCCCGCCAATCATCAAGAGAATCGTCCGTGAATCGGACGAAATAATCTCATGGGTATCTGTTCATGAGGGGTCCCCTCTTGACAAAAAATCCCTCGCTGAATCCCATGTCGGAACCGTTACCGGCATGGTGATCTTTGCCGTCAAACACGGCAACCACTGGACGTACCGTCCGGGACGCAATGTATGCCTGTATGCAGGCGACCTACTCGTTGCCCGGGGCAGACGTGACGGAGAAGAAAAACTGTACGGTCTCTGCGGAGCAGACACCGACGAAATAGAAGACTTTGAAGATTCGGAGTAA
- the ilvN gene encoding acetolactate synthase small subunit, with translation MTKKEVLSVLVDNHSGVLARVASLFGRRGYNIDSLTVSATNDPDISRITIVVSGDEAVINQIISQTRKLEETRDIFALNDCRSLLRELLLVKLSANESKRSAIREVADIYGATIVDLSVDSMIVELTGAPSKIDAFLGVIGEYDIIEMCRTGITALERGIKK, from the coding sequence ATGACGAAAAAAGAAGTACTCTCCGTTCTCGTGGACAACCATTCAGGAGTTCTGGCCCGCGTTGCAAGCCTCTTTGGCAGACGCGGCTACAACATTGACTCACTCACGGTATCTGCGACAAACGATCCTGATATCTCGCGGATCACCATCGTCGTCTCCGGCGACGAAGCGGTTATCAACCAGATCATCAGCCAGACCCGCAAACTCGAAGAGACTCGTGACATCTTTGCACTCAACGACTGCCGTTCCCTTCTACGGGAACTGCTGCTCGTGAAACTATCAGCAAACGAATCAAAACGCAGTGCGATCCGTGAGGTTGCCGATATCTACGGAGCCACCATTGTCGACCTGTCGGTCGACAGCATGATTGTGGAACTGACCGGCGCGCCGAGTAAAATCGACGCATTTCTTGGAGTGATTGGCGAATACGACATCATTGAGATGTGCCGCACGGGCATTACCGCCCTCGAACGCGGAATTAAAAAATAA
- a CDS encoding sugar phosphate isomerase/epimerase family protein, producing MYSISTHCLHAESLHSALDKLVPYTKNVEIMSDGPHLLTDTKLLESYSFRYSIHAPSRGVNIASVLEPIRRASVEVIADTFALAAEVDAPVVVHPGYFAWEYEYELAEQHLRASLAQIRAESIQYGVTYFIENMGNWGYFFLKEPKDLPLLDGALFCLDVGHANECGNLDRFLPSSFAHVHLHDNDGKSDSHESVGKGTIDFDAVMKRVAENNVKTPVIEVESFDGALETLDILTKRYGS from the coding sequence ATGTACTCAATATCCACCCACTGTCTCCATGCAGAGTCCCTTCACTCAGCCCTCGACAAACTTGTCCCCTATACCAAAAACGTCGAGATCATGAGCGACGGCCCGCATCTGTTAACCGATACCAAACTCCTCGAATCCTACAGCTTCAGGTACAGCATTCACGCTCCCTCACGCGGCGTGAACATTGCATCCGTTCTTGAACCCATCCGCCGTGCATCAGTCGAGGTGATCGCCGACACCTTTGCCCTTGCCGCAGAAGTTGACGCACCGGTTGTTGTCCATCCCGGCTACTTTGCCTGGGAGTACGAGTATGAACTTGCCGAACAGCACCTTCGCGCCTCCCTCGCACAGATTCGTGCCGAGTCCATTCAGTACGGCGTGACCTACTTTATTGAAAACATGGGCAACTGGGGCTACTTTTTCCTCAAAGAGCCAAAGGACCTCCCCCTGCTTGACGGTGCCCTCTTCTGCCTTGACGTCGGCCATGCAAATGAGTGCGGCAACCTTGACCGGTTCCTCCCGTCCTCCTTCGCCCACGTGCATCTCCATGACAACGACGGCAAAAGCGACAGCCATGAGTCAGTTGGTAAAGGAACCATTGACTTTGACGCGGTAATGAAACGTGTCGCTGAAAACAATGTCAAGACTCCGGTCATCGAGGTTGAGTCCTTTGACGGAGCACTTGAAACCCTCGACATCCTCACAAAACGTTATGGATCCTAA
- the ilvD gene encoding dihydroxy-acid dehydratase, with product MELRSHTVTRGVERAPNRSLFYAMGYTEEELSRPLIGVVSAYSEIVPGHIHLDKIAEAVKAGVRMAGGTPVLIPSIGVCDGIAMGHSGMKYSLASRELIADSVETMTMAHCFDGLVLVPNCDKIVPGMIMAAARLDIPAVMCSGGPMLAGVEGGDEISLSKLFEAVGARKVNAITDADLNRIEHNACPGCGSCAGMYTANSMNCLAEAIGIALPGNGTIPAVMAARVQLAKHAGMRVMELVEKNITARKILTPAAFKNALASDMALGCSTNSVLHLLAIAHEANVSLDLSVISSVSAVTPNLCHLAPAGPTHIQDLDAAGGIPAVMAELARGGFIDTSVMTATGKTLGENIAGVTNRNPNVIRPIENPYSSTGGIAVLWGNIAKEGCVVKRSAVADEMLVHSGPARVFDSEDSAIAAIYAGTIVSGDVVVIRYEGPKGGPGMREMLNPTSALAGMGLDRSVALITDGRFSGASRGASIGHVCPEAAAGGEIGLVAEGDTILIDIPSGKINVLVSDEEFAKRRQAQVMPKPTITSGWLARYARGVDGANVGAVMK from the coding sequence ATGGAGCTTCGAAGCCATACGGTGACCCGCGGTGTTGAGCGGGCACCGAACCGCTCATTGTTTTACGCAATGGGATATACGGAGGAGGAACTGTCCCGTCCGCTGATCGGTGTGGTCTCTGCGTACAGCGAGATTGTGCCGGGTCACATTCATCTGGACAAAATTGCTGAAGCGGTGAAGGCCGGTGTCCGCATGGCAGGCGGAACACCTGTTCTGATTCCGTCAATCGGCGTCTGCGATGGTATTGCGATGGGACACTCCGGCATGAAGTACTCGCTTGCAAGCCGCGAACTGATTGCTGACAGTGTTGAGACGATGACGATGGCGCACTGCTTTGATGGTCTTGTGCTTGTTCCCAACTGCGACAAGATTGTGCCGGGCATGATTATGGCTGCGGCACGTCTTGACATTCCTGCGGTGATGTGCAGCGGCGGTCCGATGCTTGCGGGTGTTGAAGGCGGGGATGAGATCAGTCTGTCGAAACTTTTCGAGGCGGTCGGCGCACGCAAAGTGAATGCTATCACGGACGCTGATCTGAACCGGATTGAGCACAATGCATGTCCGGGCTGCGGGTCGTGTGCAGGGATGTACACGGCGAACAGTATGAACTGTCTTGCTGAGGCGATCGGTATTGCTCTCCCCGGCAATGGTACGATTCCTGCGGTGATGGCTGCACGAGTTCAGCTGGCAAAGCATGCGGGTATGCGGGTCATGGAGCTTGTGGAGAAAAATATCACGGCACGAAAAATCCTGACTCCTGCGGCGTTCAAGAATGCTCTTGCGAGTGATATGGCGCTTGGATGCAGTACGAACAGTGTGCTGCACCTCTTGGCAATTGCTCATGAGGCGAATGTTTCGCTGGACCTTTCGGTTATCAGTTCCGTGAGTGCGGTAACGCCGAATCTCTGTCATTTGGCTCCGGCAGGACCGACGCATATTCAGGATCTGGATGCTGCGGGCGGTATTCCTGCGGTGATGGCTGAGCTTGCGAGAGGCGGGTTTATCGATACGTCGGTTATGACTGCGACCGGCAAGACGCTTGGCGAGAATATTGCCGGAGTCACAAACAGGAATCCAAACGTTATCCGGCCGATCGAAAATCCGTACAGCAGTACAGGCGGTATTGCGGTTCTCTGGGGCAACATTGCAAAGGAAGGCTGCGTGGTGAAGCGCAGTGCTGTTGCTGATGAGATGCTTGTTCACAGCGGTCCTGCACGGGTGTTTGATTCAGAGGACTCAGCGATTGCTGCGATTTATGCTGGTACGATTGTGTCTGGCGATGTGGTTGTTATCCGGTACGAGGGTCCGAAAGGCGGACCCGGTATGCGGGAAATGCTGAATCCGACGTCTGCTCTTGCGGGTATGGGTCTTGACCGGTCTGTTGCGCTGATTACGGACGGTCGGTTCAGCGGTGCAAGCCGCGGAGCTTCGATCGGTCATGTGTGCCCTGAGGCTGCGGCAGGCGGAGAGATTGGTCTTGTTGCGGAAGGAGATACGATTCTGATCGATATCCCCTCCGGTAAGATCAATGTTCTTGTGAGCGATGAGGAGTTTGCGAAGCGTCGTCAGGCTCAGGTAATGCCAAAACCTACGATCACCAGCGGCTGGCTGGCACGGTACGCCCGGGGCGTGGACGGTGCCAATGTCGGTGCGGTGATGAAATAA
- a CDS encoding cobyric acid synthase, with protein sequence MSLMVLGTSSHAGKSSITAGICRILSDRGIPVAPFKAQNMSLNSYITEEGAEIGIAQATQAFAARARPVADMNPVLLKPKGNAVSQVVLLGKPWKDTKITDYYTETEYLLGEAVQAYDRLKREYTNIIVEGAGGAAEVNLYDRDIANIQLAKRLQIPIILVGDIERGGVFAQIYGTIALLPDDVRPLVKGIIVNKFRGDAQLFESGKKILEELTGVPVLGVVPWIKLALPEEDSLSLADKTPAEKNIRIAIIRYPHIANFTDFSLLEEAAAVEYVEPGTLLNAYDAVILPGTKNTVSDLAVLRESGAADQIVAYAKTGKPVIGICGGYQMMGTSIFDNAIEGEIIADYEGLNLLPVHTIFDHYDKITRQVKRVSKGQGPILSRMNIAAGYEIHSGKSSVAGTPAFTDEGCVDDTGLIFGTYMHGLFANAGAVDALVGYLAGKKNVSYTPAGDAGDPYAVLARHLEGCLDVERIVALSTVN encoded by the coding sequence ATGTCTCTGATGGTCCTCGGAACCTCCTCCCATGCAGGTAAAAGCTCAATAACCGCAGGAATTTGCCGCATACTCAGCGACCGGGGCATCCCTGTAGCACCGTTCAAGGCGCAGAACATGAGCCTGAACTCCTATATCACCGAAGAAGGAGCAGAGATCGGCATCGCCCAGGCAACCCAGGCATTCGCAGCCCGCGCCCGTCCGGTCGCAGACATGAATCCGGTACTCTTAAAACCCAAAGGAAATGCAGTCTCGCAGGTTGTGCTCCTTGGAAAACCCTGGAAGGACACCAAAATCACCGACTATTACACAGAGACCGAATACCTGCTTGGTGAAGCAGTCCAGGCATACGACCGGCTGAAACGCGAGTACACCAACATCATCGTCGAAGGAGCAGGAGGAGCTGCCGAAGTAAACCTCTACGACCGCGACATCGCCAACATCCAGCTCGCAAAACGTTTGCAGATACCAATCATCCTTGTCGGTGACATCGAACGCGGAGGAGTATTCGCACAGATATATGGAACGATCGCCCTTCTGCCCGACGATGTCCGCCCTCTCGTGAAAGGAATCATTGTCAACAAATTCCGTGGTGATGCCCAGCTCTTTGAATCAGGAAAAAAAATTCTCGAAGAGCTCACCGGAGTACCGGTGCTTGGTGTCGTGCCATGGATAAAACTCGCACTCCCGGAAGAGGACTCACTCTCACTTGCAGACAAAACACCTGCTGAAAAAAATATCAGAATCGCCATCATCCGCTACCCTCACATTGCAAACTTCACCGACTTCTCCTTACTTGAAGAAGCAGCAGCAGTTGAGTACGTTGAGCCGGGAACACTGCTCAACGCATATGACGCGGTCATCCTGCCCGGAACAAAAAACACGGTCAGCGACCTTGCAGTGCTCAGAGAATCTGGCGCTGCAGATCAGATAGTCGCCTATGCAAAAACCGGAAAACCGGTGATCGGTATCTGCGGCGGATATCAGATGATGGGGACGTCCATCTTCGACAACGCGATCGAGGGTGAGATCATTGCAGACTACGAAGGGCTGAACCTCCTTCCTGTGCACACCATCTTTGATCACTATGACAAGATCACCCGTCAGGTGAAAAGGGTCTCAAAAGGGCAGGGGCCAATCCTTTCCCGAATGAACATTGCCGCAGGTTACGAGATACACTCAGGCAAAAGCAGTGTTGCAGGAACTCCCGCGTTCACGGATGAGGGATGCGTTGATGATACCGGACTCATATTCGGCACCTACATGCACGGACTGTTTGCAAATGCCGGAGCGGTTGATGCGCTTGTCGGCTATCTTGCCGGGAAAAAGAATGTTTCTTACACTCCTGCCGGAGATGCCGGTGATCCGTATGCGGTCCTTGCACGGCATCTGGAAGGCTGTCTTGATGTGGAGCGGATTGTTGCGCTCTCAACGGTTAACTAA
- the tpiA gene encoding triose-phosphate isomerase, whose amino-acid sequence MASPLILINFKSYREGAGNNAGQIGTAAELVMQESGVTIGVAPQFTELHPFCKHYEIPVYAQHIDPVEGAFTGRVPAFTVRAAGCVGSLINHSERRLTIADIEATVAAAKFHHLESVVCTNNAAVSAAAAAFAPTYVAIEPPELIGSGISVATANPEIIESSVAGVHRVNPEVKVLCGAGIQSGECVKKALSLGADGVLLASSVVKAKDPEAVLRDLISKI is encoded by the coding sequence ATGGCATCTCCACTTATTCTTATTAATTTTAAGTCGTACCGCGAGGGTGCGGGAAATAATGCCGGTCAGATAGGGACTGCGGCAGAGCTTGTGATGCAGGAGTCGGGAGTGACGATCGGGGTTGCGCCGCAGTTTACGGAGCTTCATCCGTTCTGTAAGCATTATGAGATTCCGGTGTATGCCCAGCATATTGATCCTGTTGAGGGTGCGTTTACGGGACGTGTTCCTGCGTTTACGGTTCGTGCGGCAGGTTGTGTCGGGTCGCTGATTAATCATTCGGAGCGCAGGTTAACGATTGCTGATATTGAGGCAACGGTTGCTGCGGCAAAGTTTCATCATCTGGAGTCGGTGGTCTGCACGAATAATGCGGCGGTGTCGGCGGCAGCGGCAGCGTTTGCGCCGACGTATGTTGCAATCGAGCCTCCGGAGCTGATCGGTTCAGGCATTTCGGTTGCTACGGCAAATCCTGAGATTATTGAGAGCTCGGTTGCAGGGGTGCACCGGGTGAATCCTGAGGTGAAGGTTTTGTGCGGGGCAGGTATTCAGTCAGGCGAGTGCGTGAAAAAGGCGTTGTCTCTTGGAGCGGACGGTGTGCTCCTTGCGTCGAGCGTGGTGAAGGCGAAGGATCCCGAGGCTGTCCTGCGCGATTTAATTTCAAAGATCTAA